The proteins below are encoded in one region of Candidatus Flexicrinis proximus:
- a CDS encoding multicopper oxidase domain-containing protein translates to MKRITRNRLLTSTSILLTAFGLFVGVLTNSTVLAQSSAAEGTIWVADEGGNSITVINASTNEVVTTLTGIEAPHNLQVSPDGATVWAISGHDNTAIQIDARTFNVLGTTATGAHPAHIILSPDGSTVYVTNGGENSVTVIDAASKVVLATISVGAFPHGLRPSPDGRWIYVANADSTTLSVIDTLVNEHVADIEVGQKPVQVAFDPNGEYVYFSLNGENAVGKVDVATQTLVGKVGVGVGPVQVFVTPDNSYILAANQGTEGNPSTTVSIIDVETFTVVKTVETGQGAHGVVVEPTGRYAYITNIYGNDVAVLDLASQEVVARLSTGNKPNGISFSVLPAVAAEPIIALSVDTPGEDHDAHHTEAPATPTPAPQATGEDHDAHHPEGQPTPNATTEHAGADTGQMDMGEMDMSLMMQPMMDMMDVMSGMEMSEDMMSMMQEMRDMMDMMSGSEMMGAMGYMDMSSMMQSMMDMMDSMASMEMSEDMMSMMQDMRDMMGMMHDMMMDTDENPGQTTDDMDMSAGGHELMPVSSSGVPSASESVGAQLLDYTLEGDVKVFEITARPVLWNILDDVVVTAWTYSGTVPGPMIRVTEGDNVRVEFTNELPDATTVHFHGNTLTNVMDGVPNVTQNPVEPGETFVYEFVAGPSGTFWYHSHLDTDVQIGLGLYAPLIIEPAQPETSAPDVDVTLLLSEWRVVDGQTYPAMPMAGAEPNYFTINGKAFPATETIDVKVGQRVRIRFINAGQLVHPMHTWHRFPDCCDGRPSCPGCSAAHQGYGSRRAGRTLRHRIHRD, encoded by the coding sequence ATGAAACGCATCACACGTAACAGATTACTGACGTCAACTTCAATCTTGTTGACTGCCTTTGGATTGTTTGTCGGCGTATTGACCAACTCAACCGTCTTAGCGCAAAGCAGCGCGGCTGAAGGAACAATATGGGTTGCGGATGAAGGCGGTAACAGCATTACAGTCATCAATGCGAGCACCAACGAGGTTGTCACAACACTAACCGGAATCGAAGCACCCCACAATCTCCAAGTGTCCCCAGATGGCGCAACTGTTTGGGCGATAAGCGGCCATGACAACACAGCTATACAAATCGATGCACGTACTTTCAATGTACTCGGCACGACTGCTACGGGCGCGCATCCGGCGCATATTATTCTGTCACCTGACGGCAGCACTGTTTATGTCACCAATGGCGGTGAAAACAGCGTTACGGTGATTGACGCGGCGAGTAAAGTAGTCCTCGCCACAATCTCGGTTGGAGCATTCCCGCACGGCCTGCGTCCCAGTCCGGATGGACGGTGGATTTATGTGGCGAATGCCGACAGTACGACATTAAGCGTGATCGACACGCTGGTCAATGAACACGTGGCGGACATCGAAGTCGGCCAGAAACCAGTCCAGGTTGCTTTTGACCCCAACGGTGAATACGTCTACTTTTCGCTCAACGGCGAAAATGCGGTCGGTAAAGTCGATGTTGCAACGCAGACGCTCGTAGGCAAAGTTGGCGTCGGTGTCGGACCTGTTCAGGTTTTCGTCACTCCGGACAACAGCTACATTCTTGCTGCTAATCAAGGCACGGAAGGTAACCCCAGCACCACGGTTTCAATCATTGATGTGGAGACGTTTACCGTAGTCAAAACGGTCGAAACCGGCCAAGGCGCGCATGGTGTTGTTGTTGAACCGACCGGGCGTTACGCCTATATCACCAACATTTACGGCAACGACGTCGCGGTACTGGACTTAGCTTCGCAGGAAGTCGTAGCACGTCTATCCACCGGCAACAAGCCGAATGGCATCAGCTTTTCCGTGCTGCCCGCTGTTGCCGCCGAACCTATAATTGCATTATCTGTCGATACCCCGGGCGAAGATCATGATGCGCATCACACGGAAGCACCAGCAACTCCTACTCCGGCTCCGCAGGCCACTGGAGAGGATCACGACGCGCATCACCCCGAAGGTCAGCCAACTCCAAACGCCACCACCGAGCATGCTGGAGCAGACACGGGGCAAATGGACATGGGCGAGATGGACATGTCACTGATGATGCAGCCCATGATGGACATGATGGATGTGATGTCAGGTATGGAAATGTCCGAGGACATGATGTCCATGATGCAAGAAATGCGCGACATGATGGATATGATGTCCGGCTCCGAAATGATGGGAGCCATGGGTTACATGGATATGTCGTCGATGATGCAGTCCATGATGGATATGATGGACTCAATGGCGAGTATGGAAATGTCCGAGGACATGATGTCGATGATGCAGGACATGCGCGACATGATGGGTATGATGCACGATATGATGATGGACACTGACGAGAACCCCGGCCAAACGACTGACGACATGGACATGAGCGCTGGCGGCCATGAACTAATGCCGGTCAGCAGTTCAGGCGTGCCGTCGGCTTCCGAGTCGGTCGGTGCTCAGCTGCTTGATTACACGCTGGAAGGCGACGTGAAGGTGTTTGAAATCACCGCGCGTCCTGTTCTGTGGAACATTCTCGACGACGTGGTCGTGACAGCGTGGACATACAGTGGCACTGTCCCCGGACCTATGATTCGGGTTACTGAAGGCGATAATGTCCGGGTAGAGTTCACCAATGAACTTCCCGATGCAACAACAGTCCACTTTCACGGCAATACACTAACAAATGTAATGGATGGCGTGCCAAACGTCACCCAAAACCCCGTTGAACCGGGCGAAACGTTTGTCTACGAGTTTGTTGCGGGTCCAAGCGGAACTTTCTGGTATCACTCGCATCTTGATACGGATGTACAGATCGGGCTAGGGCTGTATGCACCGCTAATCATTGAACCGGCACAACCCGAAACCTCTGCGCCTGATGTCGACGTCACGTTGCTACTCTCCGAATGGCGAGTTGTGGACGGCCAAACCTACCCCGCTATGCCGATGGCTGGCGCAGAACCGAACTACTTTACGATCAATGGCAAAGCCTTCCCCGCGACTGAAACTATCGACGTTAAGGTAGGGCAGCGTGTGCGCATCCGTTTCATCAATGCTGGGCAGTTGGTCCACCCCATGCATACATGGCACCGCTTTCCAGATTGTTGCGACGGACGGCCATCCTGTCCCGGCTGCAGCGCAGCTCACCAAGGATACGGTAGCCGTCGCGCCGGGCGAACGTTACGACATCGAATTCATCGCGACTGA
- a CDS encoding ABC transporter substrate-binding protein, whose translation MKSSRFGIYLLAFVFIFTFGTSAQDSSSERVRIALTGDESTVNPYTYVTGYPGWNLLLLQYDTLFQLNASGVPEPWLVTSAETSDDGLTVTLNLRDDVLWHDGEQFTSEDVVFTVNYFKEFVHGRFTRSLGSIAAAEANGDYTVVLTLSAPAPSLELGTFADVPMMPQHVWSEIDAPNAEDAEFSIDVNIGTGPYKIVEYQSNQFYRFEANAAYFAGAPTVQELVFIQYADTTGTVAALQSNEVDMLVQSVPPEQADLLSMGGEITITRGPLFTTEMLIFDMEQAPFNNAVVRQAMSFAIDRQDIVDTVFLEAATV comes from the coding sequence ATGAAATCAAGTAGGTTTGGGATCTATTTGCTCGCTTTTGTGTTTATCTTCACCTTCGGAACTAGCGCTCAGGATTCCTCATCAGAACGCGTTCGCATTGCGTTGACAGGTGACGAATCAACGGTCAACCCGTATACCTATGTGACCGGATACCCTGGCTGGAATTTGTTGTTGCTTCAATACGATACATTGTTTCAGCTTAATGCTAGTGGCGTGCCAGAACCATGGCTCGTGACAAGTGCAGAAACAAGCGACGATGGATTAACAGTAACGCTTAATTTGCGCGATGACGTTTTATGGCATGACGGCGAACAGTTCACATCGGAAGATGTCGTTTTCACTGTGAACTACTTCAAGGAGTTTGTTCACGGGCGTTTTACACGTTCATTGGGATCAATCGCAGCTGCAGAAGCAAACGGTGACTATACCGTGGTGCTAACGTTGTCAGCACCAGCCCCATCGTTGGAACTTGGAACATTTGCAGACGTGCCGATGATGCCCCAGCACGTCTGGTCAGAAATTGACGCACCGAACGCAGAAGATGCGGAGTTCAGCATAGACGTCAATATCGGTACGGGTCCGTACAAGATCGTTGAATATCAGTCTAATCAATTTTATCGTTTTGAAGCTAACGCAGCGTACTTTGCAGGTGCGCCCACTGTTCAAGAACTGGTGTTCATTCAGTACGCCGACACTACGGGTACGGTCGCGGCACTGCAATCAAACGAAGTCGATATGCTTGTGCAGTCGGTCCCACCCGAACAGGCTGATCTATTGAGTATGGGTGGTGAGATCACCATTACCCGTGGGCCGCTGTTCACAACGGAAATGCTCATATTCGATATGGAGCAGGCCCCTTTCAACAACGCTGTGGTACGTCAAGCGATGTCTTTCGCCATTGATCGCCAGGATATCGTGGATACTGTCTTTCTCGAGGCAGCGACTGTATGA
- a CDS encoding ABC transporter permease, translating into MNANGQSTKIVQYVGVLFVALTLNFLLPRLMPGNPLELLAGAEVGMMSPAERQQVIEAVGLDRPLHLQFVKYIGDVLTGNFGYSYRQNRPIIDMIAERLPWTLFLATSSLILSAIIGIVLGALAALRRGRLFDILMYNSMIVIDSLPSFWIGMLGIAIFAVRLGLLPSQGAVTPASGYQGIEYFRDVLEHAILPIATLSIVSTPRIFLMMRYTMIGVIGEDFIRTARSKGLTERAILSRHIIPNALIPVVTVLALRFGFAFGGTVVIETVFSYPGLGRLIFEAVRGRDYPVMQAGFLLITIAVLASNLFADWLYPKLDPRVRAS; encoded by the coding sequence ATGAACGCAAACGGTCAGAGCACTAAGATAGTACAGTATGTCGGAGTTCTATTCGTTGCGCTGACCTTGAACTTTTTGCTCCCGCGATTAATGCCAGGTAACCCACTGGAGTTACTCGCGGGAGCAGAAGTCGGCATGATGTCGCCTGCAGAACGTCAACAGGTAATAGAAGCGGTCGGTCTTGATCGCCCCCTTCACCTTCAATTTGTCAAGTATATTGGCGATGTTCTCACTGGTAATTTTGGCTACTCCTATCGCCAAAACCGCCCAATTATCGACATGATTGCGGAGCGCCTGCCATGGACGCTGTTCCTTGCAACGAGCTCGCTCATCCTTTCAGCCATTATCGGAATCGTTTTGGGAGCTCTGGCCGCACTGCGGAGGGGGAGACTGTTTGACATATTGATGTACAACAGCATGATTGTGATTGATTCCCTGCCATCTTTCTGGATTGGAATGCTCGGAATTGCGATATTTGCTGTTCGATTAGGGCTTTTACCCTCGCAAGGTGCAGTCACACCTGCAAGCGGTTATCAAGGAATTGAGTATTTTCGAGATGTGCTTGAACATGCGATTTTGCCAATTGCGACACTGTCGATTGTCAGCACGCCGCGTATTTTCCTGATGATGCGTTACACGATGATCGGCGTGATTGGCGAAGATTTCATCCGTACCGCACGCTCAAAAGGCCTAACAGAACGCGCCATCCTCTCAAGACATATTATTCCCAACGCGTTGATACCCGTTGTCACTGTACTAGCATTACGTTTCGGATTCGCATTTGGTGGAACAGTCGTAATTGAGACCGTATTTTCCTACCCTGGCTTGGGACGATTGATCTTTGAAGCGGTGCGTGGACGTGATTATCCCGTCATGCAAGCGGGATTTTTGCTGATCACCATTGCGGTACTGGCTTCCAATCTCTTTGCAGATTGGCTGTACCCGAAACTTGACCCCCGTGTACGCGCATCATAG
- a CDS encoding PIG-L family deacetylase — translation MLASFGLEIVECGGTLALHVQSGDNVYAGVLLSRPESRPQVREAAAILGIPEVEFLEFPYGEWIVDVQSKERIVSLIRRLRPDIVITQDPHHAQHDLDPDRRLIALLYTESFALAGRDWHVAECGGHAPHPVSNIYYMTPEHPNCIVEISQTFELKQQALATLGSQLEFSAQMIERMASPQALRHMLENYDSLKENKRELGLALHRQFDKALALSNGLAGHSGVVMGEAYRREGVFKLNKLSG, via the coding sequence ATGCTTGCAAGCTTTGGTTTGGAAATTGTGGAATGTGGCGGCACGCTGGCGCTTCACGTCCAGTCTGGTGACAATGTTTACGCGGGCGTGCTTCTCAGCCGTCCTGAGAGCCGTCCACAGGTACGCGAAGCAGCAGCCATCCTGGGTATTCCGGAAGTGGAGTTCTTGGAATTCCCTTACGGCGAGTGGATTGTTGACGTCCAGTCGAAAGAACGAATCGTCTCCCTTATTCGGCGCTTACGTCCGGATATAGTGATAACGCAAGACCCTCATCACGCTCAGCACGATCTTGATCCTGATCGACGACTTATCGCCCTGTTATATACCGAATCATTTGCCCTTGCTGGTCGTGACTGGCACGTTGCAGAGTGCGGGGGCCATGCACCGCACCCCGTAAGCAACATCTACTACATGACCCCAGAACATCCCAACTGTATTGTGGAAATCAGTCAGACTTTTGAGTTGAAACAACAAGCACTTGCGACACTTGGCAGTCAACTGGAATTCAGCGCTCAGATGATTGAACGGATGGCATCTCCACAGGCACTGCGCCACATGCTTGAAAACTACGATTCGCTCAAAGAGAATAAACGCGAGCTAGGACTTGCCTTGCACCGCCAATTTGACAAGGCTTTGGCGCTGTCCAATGGACTGGCAGGACATTCCGGCGTTGTCATGGGTGAAGCCTATCGACGCGAAGGTGTATTTAAGCTCAACAAACTCTCGGGATAA
- a CDS encoding ABC transporter permease, producing MTVSEIRLRNEPLVIRSGTLRKYLTATHIAAAVGMFLIAGFVLTAVLAPLISPYDPTERVGRPFSPPSAEHAFGTNDIGQDILSELIHGTRISLIVGVFAGSITVLIGLTVGILAGYFPLTGRWLMRVTDIVLILPFLPLLIILSAYIGRGIFNTILVIGLLVWAGTARVIRGQVLTISQQDYVMAARSLGARDGYILLRYILPQVILLAIGEFVQATSAAILLEASLSFLGLGDPIQKSWGTVLYWAQVRGAFLSPAWVWWVLPPGILISLTTLGFALVGFSLEQYVNPRLRKR from the coding sequence ATGACGGTTTCAGAAATTCGCCTGAGAAACGAGCCTCTAGTCATCAGATCCGGAACATTGAGAAAGTATCTCACTGCGACGCACATTGCTGCCGCTGTAGGCATGTTTCTCATTGCGGGTTTTGTGTTGACAGCGGTTCTTGCGCCGCTGATTAGCCCTTATGACCCTACAGAACGTGTTGGACGTCCGTTTTCCCCTCCGAGCGCAGAACATGCCTTCGGAACGAACGATATCGGGCAGGATATTCTCAGTGAGTTGATTCATGGGACGCGAATTTCGCTCATCGTTGGGGTATTCGCAGGCTCGATAACGGTACTTATCGGGCTTACAGTGGGCATATTGGCCGGCTACTTTCCATTAACGGGACGCTGGTTGATGCGGGTTACGGATATTGTGTTAATCCTTCCGTTTCTGCCTCTCCTGATTATCTTGTCTGCATACATCGGACGAGGGATATTCAATACCATCCTGGTAATCGGTTTATTGGTCTGGGCGGGCACTGCACGTGTGATTCGCGGACAGGTGCTAACCATTTCTCAACAAGATTATGTGATGGCAGCGCGCAGCCTTGGTGCTAGAGATGGATACATTCTCTTACGATACATCTTGCCGCAGGTCATATTGTTAGCAATCGGGGAATTTGTTCAAGCGACAAGCGCAGCCATTTTGCTTGAAGCATCATTGAGTTTTCTGGGACTTGGCGATCCGATTCAGAAGAGTTGGGGGACTGTTCTGTACTGGGCTCAGGTACGCGGGGCGTTCTTATCCCCAGCTTGGGTCTGGTGGGTACTGCCCCCCGGTATTCTCATCAGTCTGACAACGCTTGGGTTCGCGTTGGTTGGTTTTTCCTTGGAGCAGTACGTAAATCCACGTTTACGCAAGAGATAA
- a CDS encoding transcriptional repressor, with protein sequence MIVFMAMRMLMRHGITHFSARNVSGISLSSTLAETGLLQKLVGSDAMSHDQKSYEDILRTAGHRVTRQRILILDAVCEGNSHSTLGEIFARVRVKDYSIDRSTLYRTLKLYVDLGLVLSAEPGDGETYYEIAGPHRHHHLICRRCRKEQEIEHNVVKLMFDQLTEVYAFSADSDHLVIMGMCQACRITSSGIQRSSPEFR encoded by the coding sequence ATGATCGTGTTCATGGCCATGCGGATGCTGATGCGCCATGGCATAACTCATTTCTCTGCTCGAAATGTATCTGGGATCAGTTTATCATCGACGTTGGCCGAAACCGGCTTATTGCAAAAATTGGTAGGAAGTGACGCTATGTCCCATGATCAAAAATCTTACGAAGATATCCTGCGCACGGCGGGTCACAGGGTTACACGTCAACGGATCCTCATTCTCGATGCCGTATGTGAGGGAAACAGCCATTCCACGCTCGGTGAAATTTTCGCCCGAGTACGCGTTAAAGACTACAGCATTGATCGGTCGACGCTGTACCGTACGCTGAAGTTATATGTTGATTTAGGGCTGGTCCTGTCTGCCGAGCCGGGCGACGGCGAGACGTATTATGAAATTGCCGGGCCTCATCGTCATCACCATTTGATCTGCCGGAGATGCCGCAAAGAACAAGAGATCGAACATAACGTAGTTAAGCTGATGTTCGATCAGCTCACTGAAGTTTATGCGTTTTCCGCAGACAGCGATCATCTCGTAATTATGGGTATGTGCCAGGCATGCCGTATAACGAGTTCAGGGATCCAACGCAGCTCGCCAGAATTTCGCTGA
- a CDS encoding cation transporter, with amino-acid sequence MAHQHPHGHEHDHDHHHPTGIWGWISQALHIRSHEHASLNADPAFNATDEGIRTVWLALAALGTTSLLQIGIFAASGSVALLADTVHNIGDTLNSVPLLAAFYLARRTATRRYTYGFGRAEDIAGVLIVISIAFSAGVIFWESIQKLFNPQPMQNLAWVAAAAVIGFVGNEAVALMQIRTGRKIGSDAMIADGLHARIDGLTSLAVLVAVAGTLIGLPILDPLIGLLIGVSILFITRDAATRIWYRVMDAIDPSLVNRIEHTAEQISGVQSVDLVRARWVGHELFAEISVTAGELGVCSEIRAALHQSIPNLTEVIIQVTPSGAPGSTNDKPISAKLNILPPRYQLRTPSAAPMGAASLKFDADGKPAWNEIWTDFCELALAGGPPHRGTLLEPVTPESAAANPSAYEAVISELERGLQMVTGLETVHSTTLGWIGLVCSSEEMALWLLRAIVVENISIRREDKTLYLPAGPDFRVEREIKNVITVIAKTHHYWQEHVAG; translated from the coding sequence ATGGCGCATCAGCATCCGCATGGCCATGAACACGATCATGACCATCATCATCCAACAGGGATTTGGGGGTGGATCAGTCAGGCGCTACACATACGCAGCCATGAGCACGCGTCGCTCAATGCCGATCCAGCTTTCAATGCCACCGACGAAGGCATCAGAACTGTATGGCTGGCGCTCGCCGCGCTTGGGACTACATCCCTGTTGCAAATCGGTATTTTTGCAGCGAGCGGCAGCGTGGCGTTGCTTGCCGATACCGTCCACAATATTGGCGACACGTTGAACTCCGTACCACTCCTTGCAGCTTTCTATTTGGCGCGCCGGACCGCAACCCGCCGTTACACTTATGGATTCGGGCGTGCCGAGGATATCGCCGGTGTATTGATTGTAATCTCTATCGCGTTCAGCGCCGGCGTCATCTTTTGGGAGTCGATACAAAAGCTCTTCAATCCGCAGCCGATGCAAAACCTTGCGTGGGTGGCGGCAGCCGCCGTAATCGGGTTTGTCGGCAATGAAGCGGTTGCGCTTATGCAAATTCGCACCGGTCGGAAAATCGGATCCGATGCGATGATCGCTGATGGCCTCCATGCGCGTATTGACGGCCTGACCTCGCTAGCTGTATTGGTCGCAGTCGCTGGGACTCTTATTGGACTTCCAATCCTTGACCCTTTGATTGGACTACTGATCGGTGTCTCCATCCTGTTTATTACCCGTGATGCAGCCACTCGGATCTGGTATCGAGTCATGGACGCGATCGATCCGAGCCTGGTCAACCGGATCGAACATACAGCTGAACAGATCTCAGGCGTACAATCCGTGGATCTTGTCCGTGCGCGTTGGGTCGGTCACGAGTTGTTCGCTGAAATCAGCGTTACAGCCGGAGAACTTGGCGTCTGCAGCGAGATCCGCGCTGCGCTACATCAATCGATCCCAAACCTGACTGAGGTCATCATACAGGTGACACCTTCCGGCGCTCCCGGGTCGACAAACGACAAACCTATATCGGCCAAACTGAATATCCTGCCTCCACGATACCAGCTTAGAACACCGAGTGCAGCACCAATGGGCGCTGCATCGCTCAAGTTCGACGCCGATGGTAAACCCGCGTGGAACGAGATCTGGACGGACTTTTGTGAACTTGCTCTGGCTGGCGGTCCCCCTCATCGCGGCACCTTGCTTGAACCCGTAACACCCGAATCCGCAGCAGCGAATCCATCTGCGTACGAAGCAGTGATCAGCGAACTAGAACGTGGCCTCCAGATGGTGACTGGGCTAGAAACTGTGCACAGTACGACACTGGGCTGGATCGGCCTCGTCTGCAGCAGCGAGGAGATGGCACTCTGGCTGCTTCGCGCCATCGTGGTTGAGAATATCAGCATCCGCCGTGAGGACAAAACGCTTTATCTGCCGGCGGGACCGGATTTTCGGGTCGAGCGGGAAATCAAGAACGTCATCACAGTGATTGCTAAAACGCACCACTACTGGCAGGAACACGTCGCGGGATAG
- a CDS encoding single-stranded DNA-binding protein, with amino-acid sequence MGTSVTTQVTGFVGSDPQVREVGEQRVASFSVAVSRKNRAGEKLTLWVRVNCWNRLADIAVQYVRKGSLVQASAEWLRPSAWTDQSGTAQASIDMDANRLVLLDRAENGDHGSDEGEDGSIPF; translated from the coding sequence ATGGGTACCAGTGTCACTACGCAAGTTACGGGTTTCGTCGGCAGTGATCCGCAGGTGCGCGAAGTAGGTGAGCAGCGCGTGGCGTCATTCTCGGTGGCGGTCAGCCGCAAGAACCGCGCCGGCGAGAAGCTGACGCTGTGGGTGCGGGTGAATTGTTGGAACCGCCTGGCCGACATCGCGGTGCAGTACGTCAGGAAGGGATCGCTGGTGCAGGCGTCGGCGGAATGGCTGCGGCCATCGGCGTGGACTGACCAGAGCGGCACGGCGCAGGCGAGTATCGATATGGACGCCAATCGTCTCGTCCTGCTCGACCGCGCAGAGAACGGCGATCACGGCTCGGACGAGGGCGAAGACGGGAGTATCCCGTTCTAG
- a CDS encoding CPBP family intramembrane metalloprotease, which produces MNALERQKTIRNVIIFSVLVLIVAWLAPLFDGNSIMQGPGFILWGIAPLIVSLLLRAATRDWADFGPKPAIKKNLQWYIVSAIFYPVIMVLALFFGALTSVVSISEFSLGRYLQIALTALPPFIIFAIFEEVGWRGYLAPKLTSLGLNRYAAAGLLALVWTVRHVPYVQQLPWVSFSEELLPFLPRFFLRLFSTALVYGAIRNITGTFWPAVLMHGVGNAFGHPLEADYVTVAAGTEYVGSISTGLFVIAFVFLFAVAIIRWQARRTNPSNSFAQNLG; this is translated from the coding sequence GTGAACGCTTTGGAACGCCAAAAAACTATTCGGAATGTGATCATTTTTTCGGTTTTAGTCCTTATTGTGGCTTGGCTCGCCCCGCTGTTTGACGGGAATTCCATCATGCAAGGACCCGGTTTCATTCTGTGGGGAATCGCCCCATTAATTGTGTCGCTGCTGCTGCGTGCGGCGACCCGCGACTGGGCTGATTTCGGGCCGAAGCCCGCAATCAAGAAGAATCTGCAATGGTATATCGTCAGCGCGATCTTCTATCCGGTCATTATGGTGTTGGCACTTTTCTTTGGTGCGTTGACATCCGTCGTTTCAATCTCCGAATTTTCACTTGGGCGTTACTTGCAGATCGCGCTGACAGCGCTTCCACCCTTTATAATCTTTGCGATATTTGAAGAAGTCGGGTGGCGCGGGTATCTTGCTCCCAAGCTGACTTCGCTCGGACTCAATCGATATGCTGCTGCGGGTCTGCTTGCACTCGTGTGGACAGTAAGGCATGTGCCCTATGTTCAGCAGTTGCCTTGGGTTTCCTTCTCAGAAGAGCTGCTTCCATTTCTCCCCAGATTCTTCCTGCGCTTGTTCTCGACGGCACTTGTTTATGGTGCGATCAGAAACATCACAGGGACCTTCTGGCCCGCAGTGCTGATGCACGGCGTAGGCAATGCCTTCGGACATCCACTCGAAGCCGATTACGTCACTGTTGCGGCTGGAACGGAGTATGTAGGCTCCATCAGTACAGGATTGTTCGTGATTGCGTTCGTGTTTCTGTTCGCTGTTGCCATCATACGCTGGCAAGCGAGGAGGACGAATCCTTCAAATTCCTTCGCTCAAAATCTCGGGTGA
- a CDS encoding TetR/AcrR family transcriptional regulator, with protein sequence MRRTQKLLREALIELIEEHSFEALTIGDITERAMISRAAFYRNYQDKYALVEQIFAEAMQALFNAVSESSETHPPEIWVRFFEHIAEYERLYNALLGRKGSAWFVLKMRATLVDLLKQFQRLATGQPSPDRTTSLGSDDFLPNLLAAMLLEAITWWLEHGQPYPPEEIANRCILLASAMFTVASTWK encoded by the coding sequence TTGCGGCGGACGCAAAAGCTGCTGCGGGAGGCGCTGATTGAGTTGATTGAGGAACACAGCTTTGAAGCGCTCACCATCGGAGACATTACTGAGCGCGCAATGATCAGCCGAGCGGCATTCTATCGTAACTATCAAGATAAATATGCGCTGGTCGAACAAATCTTTGCTGAAGCGATGCAGGCGTTATTCAACGCCGTCTCCGAATCGAGCGAAACCCATCCGCCTGAGATTTGGGTACGATTCTTCGAGCATATCGCGGAATATGAGCGACTGTACAACGCCCTGCTCGGTCGCAAAGGCAGCGCGTGGTTTGTCTTGAAGATGCGTGCGACATTGGTTGATTTGCTCAAGCAGTTTCAACGTCTCGCTACTGGACAGCCTTCCCCTGATCGCACGACCTCCTTAGGATCAGATGACTTTCTCCCTAATCTTCTCGCGGCGATGCTCCTCGAAGCAATCACATGGTGGCTCGAACACGGACAGCCGTATCCCCCAGAGGAGATTGCCAACCGCTGCATTCTGTTGGCATCTGCTATGTTCACAGTAGCAAGCACGTGGAAATAA
- a CDS encoding metalloregulator ArsR/SmtB family transcription factor codes for MADRAFKDEINEQFARVAKALANAHRIEILDLLAQGERSVDDLARETSLSVANASQHLQALREAHLVATRKEGLRVYYRLIDVSVYELLQNLRNVATRQLAEVHRIVDTYLTERRSMEPVTLNELLALTREPGVVVLDVRPMLEYKQGHIAGARSIPIDELAGRLGELPRNQEIVAYCRGEYCVFADEAIELLNAQGYRSRRLQAGYPDWQLANLPTETE; via the coding sequence ATGGCCGATCGCGCATTTAAAGATGAAATCAATGAGCAGTTCGCACGTGTCGCCAAGGCACTGGCAAACGCACACCGTATCGAAATCCTTGACCTTTTGGCTCAGGGCGAGCGAAGCGTAGACGACCTGGCCCGCGAGACGTCACTCTCCGTCGCCAACGCCTCACAGCACTTGCAGGCGTTGCGCGAAGCGCATCTGGTCGCGACCCGCAAAGAGGGACTACGAGTCTACTACCGCCTGATCGATGTCAGCGTCTATGAACTGCTGCAAAACCTCAGAAACGTTGCTACCCGACAGCTTGCCGAAGTCCATCGCATCGTTGATACGTATCTGACCGAACGCCGGTCTATGGAACCAGTGACCCTGAACGAACTTCTGGCGCTTACGCGTGAGCCGGGCGTGGTAGTCCTGGATGTGCGTCCGATGCTGGAATACAAACAGGGTCATATCGCCGGCGCGCGTTCGATCCCGATTGACGAGCTGGCGGGCAGGTTGGGCGAGTTGCCCCGCAATCAGGAAATCGTGGCTTACTGCCGCGGTGAATACTGTGTTTTTGCCGACGAAGCGATAGAGCTTCTTAATGCCCAGGGATACCGCTCCCGTCGTCTGCAAGCCGGATACCCCGACTGGCAATTGGCTAACCTACCCACCGAAACCGAATAA